From Candidatus Methanoplasma cognatum, one genomic window encodes:
- a CDS encoding amidase family protein: protein MRDVLTSLPKLNGKYSMFSCIASGADTGDPKFHFSAKDCLTSKDMETKCGSRILEGYRPPFDAAVIEKMKASGGKLIGKTNMDEFGFGSFGTYSPFGVPRNPYDLERSCGGSSGGAACAAAVIQDHVSLGVATGGSVTCPASFCGVYGLVPTYGRVSRYGAIDCCNSLDSVGILSSDPGRIAETLRTISGKDPRDPTSCSQPELELKGRKIRSIAVPEDSLAGVSKDVVSCFMSSLDTLKGMGIEIDMISMPSLKYAVPVYYALEVSEASTNLASYVGMRYGQQDGDLSLKFDDYFTRIRTEHFGEEAKKRIILGTYVRMAGMREKYYLKALRVRLHMISSYKKVLADHDAVLTPTMPFVSPRFGEISKMTFTETYDANRLSLPPNVAGMPHMSIPCGYSESGMPIGMQAVTDHWMEDLLLTFAKEWGSAFTARRPEVSL from the coding sequence ATGAGGGACGTCTTAACCTCGCTCCCGAAGCTTAACGGCAAGTACTCAATGTTCAGCTGCATCGCCTCCGGCGCCGATACCGGAGATCCAAAGTTCCATTTTTCCGCCAAGGACTGCCTTACGTCCAAGGACATGGAGACTAAGTGCGGCTCCAGAATCCTTGAGGGATACCGTCCGCCGTTCGACGCGGCCGTGATCGAAAAGATGAAAGCATCCGGAGGGAAGCTCATAGGAAAGACCAACATGGATGAGTTCGGGTTCGGATCCTTCGGCACTTATTCCCCGTTCGGCGTTCCCAGGAATCCCTACGACCTTGAAAGATCATGCGGCGGTTCGTCCGGCGGAGCGGCGTGCGCCGCTGCCGTCATACAGGATCATGTCTCATTGGGAGTGGCGACCGGAGGTTCAGTTACCTGCCCCGCAAGTTTCTGCGGGGTGTACGGTCTCGTCCCCACCTACGGCAGAGTGTCGAGGTACGGGGCGATAGACTGCTGCAACTCCCTGGACAGCGTCGGGATCTTGTCTTCGGACCCGGGCAGGATCGCCGAGACGCTCCGGACCATCTCCGGAAAGGACCCTCGGGACCCGACGTCATGCTCTCAGCCTGAGCTTGAGCTTAAAGGCAGGAAGATAAGATCGATAGCTGTGCCGGAAGATTCTCTTGCCGGAGTAAGCAAAGACGTCGTTTCATGTTTCATGTCGTCGCTGGATACTCTGAAAGGAATGGGCATCGAAATAGACATGATAAGCATGCCTTCTCTGAAGTATGCCGTTCCCGTTTACTACGCGCTCGAAGTGTCCGAAGCGTCCACGAACCTTGCGAGCTATGTGGGGATGAGGTACGGTCAGCAGGACGGCGACCTTTCCCTCAAGTTCGATGATTATTTCACGCGCATCAGGACGGAGCACTTCGGAGAGGAAGCGAAGAAAAGGATCATCCTGGGAACATATGTCAGGATGGCCGGGATGAGAGAGAAGTACTATCTTAAAGCGCTCAGGGTCCGGCTGCATATGATATCGTCTTACAAAAAGGTCCTTGCGGACCATGACGCCGTTCTCACCCCCACGATGCCGTTCGTCTCCCCAAGATTCGGCGAAATATCGAAGATGACGTTCACCGAGACATATGACGCCAACCGTCTGTCCCTGCCTCCGAACGTAGCTGGCATGCCTCACATGTCGATTCCCTGCGGCTACAGCGAAAGCGGGATGCCGATCGGAATGCAGGCGGTCACCGACCACTGGATGGAGGATCTCCTGCTGACATTCGCAAAAGAATGGGGATCGGCCTTTACCGCAAGGCGCCCGGAGGTATCGCTATGA
- a CDS encoding DUF2284 domain-containing protein, whose translation MIGKVWETVSKDPAAAGYSFKNIGLPSPDARSMKKCRELCAENTCGAYGVTWGCPPGAGTETDCLDLVKSFSKAAILIKRFDNIDLNDRDLLKKLCLEHQDVCRSFGNALRAEGCRAMPLSDGGCKYCGECSYPDDPCRFPDQRMASIAAYGIMMDEYMKENSIDFEFRKDGMTLYGLILYDEP comes from the coding sequence ATGATAGGAAAAGTTTGGGAAACTGTGTCAAAAGACCCTGCGGCGGCCGGTTATTCCTTTAAAAATATAGGTCTGCCCTCTCCTGACGCCCGTTCGATGAAAAAATGCAGGGAACTGTGCGCGGAGAACACCTGCGGCGCGTACGGCGTGACCTGGGGGTGCCCTCCCGGCGCGGGCACCGAGACGGACTGCCTGGATCTTGTGAAAAGCTTTTCAAAAGCCGCGATCCTCATAAAGAGATTCGACAACATTGATCTGAACGATCGTGACCTTCTCAAAAAGCTCTGCCTTGAACATCAGGATGTGTGCAGAAGTTTCGGCAACGCGCTGAGAGCGGAAGGTTGCAGAGCGATGCCTCTTTCCGACGGCGGCTGCAAATACTGCGGAGAATGCTCATACCCTGACGATCCGTGCAGGTTCCCGGACCAGAGGATGGCGTCAATAGCCGCCTATGGGATAATGATGGACGAATACATGAAAGAGAACAGCATAGATTTCGAGTTCAGAAAGGACGGCATGACCCTCTACGGGCTGATACTGTATGATGAACCGTGA
- a CDS encoding aspartyl/glutamyl-tRNA amidotransferase subunit C, giving the protein MDEETVKKVAKSAHLALSDEELERYCKWLGDMLDRFDTLDGAPEEDGYCINPTDVADALRDDEPGIFIDPYELLKDMKTYENYVRGPRLL; this is encoded by the coding sequence ATGGACGAAGAGACCGTGAAAAAGGTTGCGAAGTCCGCACACCTTGCGCTCAGCGATGAAGAACTTGAAAGATACTGCAAATGGCTGGGCGACATGCTTGATCGTTTCGACACACTTGACGGGGCTCCCGAAGAGGACGGCTATTGTATCAACCCGACAGATGTCGCTGACGCCCTCAGGGACGACGAGCCGGGCATCTTCATCGACCCGTACGAGCTTCTGAAGGATATGAAGACCTACGAGAACTATGTCAGGGGGCCGAGACTGCTATGA
- the aspS gene encoding aspartate--tRNA ligase: MRRTNTCGELRPEDIGKEVCLQGWVRFSRDHGGVAFVDLADRYGITQIVFDPEDVPAGTDVNSLSNTMRGFVRESVVSVSGIVRKRVEGTEDGRNPTGDVEVLITSAELINRSRSPPFELGDQKEGVLPNEDTRMRYRYLDLRRTEMIQAMETRSRFLHLVRQYMSENGFLEIETPILARSTPEGARDYLVPSRVHPGTFYALPQSPQLFKQMLMVGSMDRYYQIARCFRDEDSRKDRQPEFTQIDVEMSFVDMKDIQDAVEGMIAYVWKGLYGKEIEIPFKRIGYKEAMETYGSDKPDLRYGLKFVSLTETVKDAPYDIFQRILKAGGMVAGINLKADVAGERIGRNDVDRYIGQAKKFGLGGLTWMRCKDGKLESNITKYFTPEILEAIKKKMNAEEGDLLFLIAGPWKSTYEGGGALRRKLAEDLELIPKDEMQFLWLVDCPMFEVDPVSGKHGAFHHPFVLPENDLNDPYVGGACFDLCLNGNELGSGSLRIHDPEMQAEVFRKIGVDDERIEADFGFFIEALGYGAPPHGGIALGVDRFLAILLGKDTIRDVIAFPKNKKAVSLFDKSPAKVDEKKLEELQIMSLAIDDIDFDGMEGIDEE, from the coding sequence ATGAGAAGGACCAACACATGCGGAGAGCTTAGGCCGGAGGACATAGGAAAGGAGGTCTGTCTTCAGGGCTGGGTAAGGTTCTCCAGAGACCACGGAGGAGTAGCCTTCGTCGACCTTGCCGACAGATACGGAATAACGCAGATAGTCTTTGATCCGGAAGATGTTCCGGCCGGAACGGACGTTAATTCCCTGTCGAATACCATGAGGGGGTTCGTCCGCGAGTCCGTAGTATCCGTCAGCGGCATTGTAAGAAAAAGGGTCGAGGGCACGGAGGACGGAAGGAACCCCACCGGAGATGTGGAGGTCCTCATCACAAGCGCGGAATTAATTAACAGATCAAGATCGCCGCCCTTCGAGCTCGGCGACCAAAAGGAAGGGGTGCTTCCCAACGAAGACACGAGAATGAGGTACAGGTACCTCGATCTCAGAAGAACGGAGATGATACAGGCCATGGAGACCCGGAGCAGGTTCCTCCATCTGGTCAGACAGTACATGAGCGAGAACGGGTTCCTTGAGATAGAAACGCCCATCCTCGCAAGATCCACCCCGGAAGGCGCCAGGGACTACCTGGTCCCGTCAAGGGTGCACCCCGGAACATTCTACGCCCTTCCCCAATCCCCCCAGCTTTTCAAACAGATGCTGATGGTCGGGAGCATGGACCGCTATTATCAGATAGCCAGATGTTTCAGGGACGAGGATTCCAGGAAGGACCGCCAGCCGGAATTCACCCAGATAGACGTTGAGATGTCATTCGTCGACATGAAGGACATCCAGGATGCGGTGGAAGGCATGATCGCATACGTCTGGAAAGGCCTTTACGGCAAGGAGATAGAGATACCGTTCAAACGCATAGGATACAAAGAGGCCATGGAAACATACGGGTCGGACAAGCCGGACCTGAGGTATGGTCTTAAGTTCGTTTCGCTCACCGAGACGGTGAAGGACGCCCCCTATGATATATTCCAAAGGATACTCAAAGCGGGAGGGATGGTCGCCGGCATAAACCTGAAAGCGGACGTCGCCGGTGAACGCATAGGAAGGAACGACGTCGACAGATACATCGGCCAGGCTAAGAAGTTCGGCCTCGGCGGACTCACATGGATGAGATGCAAGGACGGCAAGCTCGAGAGCAACATCACGAAGTATTTCACACCGGAGATCCTGGAAGCGATCAAGAAGAAGATGAACGCGGAGGAGGGGGACCTTCTGTTCCTCATCGCCGGGCCCTGGAAATCCACTTACGAGGGAGGAGGGGCGCTGAGAAGGAAGCTGGCGGAGGATCTGGAACTTATCCCGAAGGATGAGATGCAGTTCCTGTGGCTGGTGGACTGTCCCATGTTCGAGGTCGACCCGGTATCGGGGAAGCACGGCGCGTTCCACCATCCTTTTGTTCTGCCGGAGAACGATCTGAACGACCCGTATGTGGGAGGGGCGTGCTTCGACCTCTGCCTGAACGGCAACGAACTCGGGTCAGGGTCGTTAAGGATACACGACCCGGAGATGCAGGCCGAAGTATTCAGGAAGATCGGCGTGGATGACGAGAGGATAGAGGCCGATTTCGGATTTTTCATAGAGGCCCTGGGTTACGGGGCGCCGCCCCACGGAGGCATAGCCCTGGGAGTGGACAGGTTCCTGGCGATACTTCTGGGTAAGGATACGATAAGAGATGTGATCGCATTCCCGAAGAACAAGAAGGCAGTGTCCCTCTTCGACAAGTCGCCCGCCAAGGTGGATGAGAAGAAACTGGAAGAGCTGCAGATAATGTCCTTGGCCATAGACGATATCGACTTCGACGGCATGGAAGGCATCGACGAGGAGTGA
- a CDS encoding SatD family protein, whose translation MINAAFILDIRNSRDMKKGERIDAQERLSDAADLANSVYGKSIRYKLDFSAGDSIQGLFTTPSSAICCYTLIRSAVHPYRIRCGIGVGDLIDMPYKDSNRMDGSSYHNARDALSSSKDGGREVLFRSEGSGDPFVNQYLMAAHTLMSKQSYKQGIINNLVFLLNPLAAPDSNGSEYYKKISGFVGMSIDQYGAGRETQGRQTLADLFEEPPVGQNGTGLSFNERTIGRSIPARIGDMLGVSSENIRQMIVKGDIEMVRSLFISASLIAEHFSNGEKTC comes from the coding sequence ATGATAAACGCCGCATTCATCCTTGACATAAGGAACTCCAGGGACATGAAGAAAGGAGAGAGGATCGACGCACAGGAGAGACTCTCAGATGCAGCCGACCTTGCCAACAGCGTTTACGGAAAAAGTATAAGGTATAAGCTGGACTTTTCGGCAGGCGACAGCATACAGGGACTGTTCACAACCCCTTCGTCCGCAATCTGCTGCTACACCCTTATACGGTCCGCGGTCCACCCATACAGGATACGGTGCGGGATAGGTGTCGGAGACCTGATTGATATGCCGTATAAAGACAGCAACAGGATGGACGGTTCCTCATATCATAACGCACGCGATGCGTTGTCATCCTCAAAGGATGGCGGGCGTGAGGTGCTTTTCAGATCGGAAGGCAGCGGAGACCCCTTTGTGAACCAGTACCTCATGGCCGCGCACACACTGATGTCAAAGCAAAGCTACAAACAGGGAATAATCAACAATCTTGTGTTCTTACTGAACCCCCTAGCGGCCCCCGATTCAAACGGGAGCGAATATTATAAGAAAATATCCGGATTCGTAGGCATGAGTATTGACCAATACGGGGCAGGCAGGGAAACGCAGGGCAGACAAACGCTAGCTGATCTCTTCGAAGAACCCCCAGTCGGGCAGAACGGGACCGGCCTTAGTTTCAATGAGAGAACGATCGGCAGGAGTATCCCGGCAAGGATCGGCGACATGCTCGGCGTGTCTTCGGAGAATATCCGCCAGATGATAGTAAAAGGGGACATAGAGATGGTCCGTTCTCTATTTATAAGCGCGTCTTTGATAGCTGAGCACTTTTCGAATGGTGAAAAAACATGCTGA
- the gatB gene encoding Asp-tRNA(Asn)/Glu-tRNA(Gln) amidotransferase subunit GatB — protein MMIGLEIHVQLPTRSKMFCSCPTTDAEGPNTHVCPGCLGMPGTKPVMNRKAVEYGIKLAKMLNCEIPDTMWFSRKVYFYPDMSKGTQITQYENPVGKKGVYYMNGKRPIRITKIQLEEDPGKTKRFGDQSSLVDYNRAGTPLTEIVTEPDFTTPAEAREFLRQLIIDIRHTIDLPDDGERSIRCDCNISIGKERVEVKNVSGLKNVERALTFEAVRQTKVLKAGGKVERETRGFDEERGVTFSVRKKEYESDYGYIHEPDLGLFHIGDLARSITIKESPAQTAARLSKEYGIDGKTADQIVSTSIGLAEVFEMIAKATGSVKTAVSWTRGAVSSNWKAFEASGKDPEGIAGILKKLEDGKITDVEADMELNSYMTGRDAAAIKEQSADLSQIIDGYLDAHPEIIEEIKKNEKALNRVIGHVMKETGGKYSSSDIVSATKNALNSRL, from the coding sequence ATGATGATCGGATTGGAGATCCATGTGCAGCTTCCCACCAGGTCAAAGATGTTCTGCTCCTGTCCGACGACGGACGCCGAAGGTCCCAACACCCACGTGTGCCCGGGATGTCTGGGTATGCCCGGGACCAAGCCCGTGATGAACAGAAAGGCCGTGGAATACGGGATAAAGCTGGCAAAGATGCTGAACTGCGAGATACCCGACACCATGTGGTTCTCCAGGAAGGTATACTTCTACCCGGACATGAGCAAGGGCACACAGATAACCCAGTACGAGAACCCTGTCGGAAAGAAAGGCGTCTATTACATGAACGGAAAGAGGCCCATCAGGATCACGAAGATACAGCTTGAGGAAGACCCCGGAAAAACAAAGAGGTTCGGGGACCAATCGTCGCTTGTGGACTACAACAGGGCCGGGACCCCTCTAACGGAGATAGTCACCGAGCCGGACTTCACCACGCCGGCAGAAGCGAGGGAGTTCCTCAGACAGCTGATAATAGACATCCGCCACACGATAGACCTTCCGGACGACGGGGAAAGGAGCATCAGGTGCGACTGTAACATATCCATCGGAAAGGAGAGAGTGGAAGTGAAGAACGTCAGCGGCCTGAAGAACGTGGAGAGGGCGCTGACCTTCGAGGCCGTAAGGCAGACGAAGGTCCTGAAGGCCGGAGGGAAGGTCGAGAGGGAGACCAGAGGTTTCGATGAGGAAAGAGGAGTGACGTTCTCCGTGAGAAAGAAAGAATATGAGTCTGACTACGGCTACATCCATGAGCCGGATCTCGGACTGTTCCACATCGGGGATCTCGCAAGGTCCATTACGATCAAAGAAAGCCCGGCTCAGACAGCGGCAAGGCTCAGCAAAGAATACGGCATTGACGGGAAGACGGCGGATCAGATCGTCTCTACCTCCATCGGCCTTGCGGAAGTGTTCGAGATGATAGCGAAAGCGACCGGGTCCGTTAAAACGGCGGTATCATGGACCAGGGGGGCGGTGAGCTCTAACTGGAAAGCATTCGAGGCCTCCGGGAAGGATCCGGAGGGGATCGCCGGGATACTCAAAAAACTTGAGGATGGTAAGATAACGGACGTCGAGGCGGACATGGAGCTGAACTCATACATGACCGGAAGGGACGCCGCTGCCATAAAGGAACAGAGCGCCGATCTGAGCCAGATAATAGACGGCTACCTTGACGCGCATCCCGAGATCATCGAAGAGATAAAGAAGAACGAAAAGGCGCTCAACCGCGTCATCGGCCATGTGATGAAGGAAACAGGAGGAAAATACTCCTCATCGGACATAGTCTCGGCAACAAAGAACGCGCTGAATTCGAGGCTCTGA